In Candidatus Cloacimonadota bacterium, the DNA window TTTTTGCTTTCAATTAATTATTTTTTTAATGTAATAACAGTGAAATTAAATTTTAACGAATGGAATAATGATAAAATCACAAAGTAATACCCATTTTTTCTTTTTTCTTTTTTCTTTTTTCTTTCTATTAATTATTAGCTGCACCACTAGCCCCCAGACTGGTACTCTATCTGGAAATGTGCAATTACAGGGTGAAACCGATCACAGCAGAAGGATCTAAATTTAAAATTAAAAATGTAAAATTTAAAATTATGACAGCTGATAAAAATTTTGAATATATTGAAAATAATCTCATTTTGAAAAAATCCTTAGACTTTTCTATTGAAGTCATTAATTACTGTAAAATTCTGAGATATAAATTTAAAGAGTATAGCTTGGCTGACCAACTTTTAAGATCTGCAACAAGTATTGGCGCTAACGCTAATGAAGCTGTTATAGGCTCATCTAAGAAAGATTTTATTAATAAGATGAACATTTCTCTAAAAGAAGCTTACGAAACTCGCTATTGGTTAATAATTCTTTGGAAAACTGATTACCTTAAACAGCATAGTTTTTTAATTAATCAAATCGAAGAAATAATTAGAATTTTAGTTAAAATTGTTAAAACATCTAAAGAAAATGAAAATAGCAAATAATAAAAAATTTTACATTTTACATTTTACATTTTACATTCTGATTATTATTACGCTCCTCAGTTGCACCACCAGCCCACAAACTGGATCTCTAAGTGGTAATATTCAATTAGAGAATGAAAGCGATCACAGCGGAATAACAATCGCCCTCTATGACTTAGCTGAACTTGACCCGGATATTGTGGAGGCAAACACCAAATGGCCCCACATTGGCGTAATAATTAATCAGATGACTGAATTCGACCAC includes these proteins:
- a CDS encoding four helix bundle protein; protein product: MKPITAEGSKFKIKNVKFKIMTADKNFEYIENNLILKKSLDFSIEVINYCKILRYKFKEYSLADQLLRSATSIGANANEAVIGSSKKDFINKMNISLKEAYETRYWLIILWKTDYLKQHSFLINQIEEIIRILVKIVKTSKENENSK